From one Streptomyces sp. CA-210063 genomic stretch:
- a CDS encoding substrate-binding domain-containing protein: MNRPPAPHRIFTACRATALAAAVCLTVAGCSVFGGTDSDSDTGTSGASGGGTKVALITHSAEGDAFWDLVRRGAEVAAAKDDIELTYASDPDPAGQAKLVRDAIADKVDGIAVTLAKPRAMRGAVAEARAAGIPVVALNSGIDAWQAQGLLGFFGQDDSVAGRALGDELDARGAEHALCVIHERGNVAVEARCAGVRKTFGGRTENLYVDGTDMAAVTDAITAKLRQDPTVDEVVTLGAQFALAAVDSVDEAGSKAQVATFDLNKDLVKAVRSGDIQFAVDQQPYLQGYLAIDGLWLYRTNGNISGGGVEPVLTGPAFVTKKNIAGIAKFAANGTR; this comes from the coding sequence ATGAACCGACCCCCCGCGCCCCACAGGATCTTCACCGCCTGTCGCGCCACGGCGCTCGCCGCCGCCGTCTGTCTGACCGTCGCCGGCTGCTCGGTGTTCGGCGGAACGGACTCCGATTCGGACACGGGCACGTCGGGCGCCTCGGGCGGCGGGACGAAGGTCGCACTGATCACGCACAGTGCCGAGGGGGACGCCTTCTGGGACCTGGTCCGCCGGGGCGCGGAGGTCGCGGCGGCCAAGGACGACATCGAGCTGACGTACGCCAGCGACCCCGACCCCGCCGGACAGGCGAAGCTCGTACGCGACGCCATCGCCGACAAGGTCGACGGCATCGCGGTGACCCTGGCCAAGCCGCGGGCGATGCGGGGCGCGGTCGCCGAGGCCCGCGCCGCGGGCATACCCGTGGTGGCCCTCAACTCGGGCATCGACGCCTGGCAGGCGCAGGGCCTGCTGGGCTTCTTCGGCCAGGACGACAGCGTCGCCGGCCGCGCGCTCGGCGACGAACTCGACGCCCGTGGCGCCGAGCACGCCCTCTGCGTCATCCACGAGCGCGGCAACGTCGCCGTGGAGGCCCGTTGCGCCGGCGTACGGAAGACCTTCGGCGGCCGGACCGAGAACCTCTACGTGGACGGCACCGACATGGCCGCGGTGACCGACGCGATCACCGCCAAGCTCCGCCAGGACCCGACCGTCGACGAGGTCGTCACGCTCGGCGCGCAGTTCGCGCTCGCCGCCGTGGACTCGGTCGACGAGGCGGGCAGCAAGGCCCAGGTCGCCACCTTCGACCTCAACAAGGACCTGGTCAAGGCGGTGCGGAGCGGCGACATCCAGTTCGCGGTGGACCAGCAGCCGTACCTCCAGGGCTATCTGGCGATCGACGGGCTCTGGCTCTACAGGACCAACGGCAACATCAGCGGCGGCGGTGTCGAGCCCGTGCTCACCGGCCCGGCGTTCGTGACCAAGAAGAACATCGCAGGAATCGCGAAGTTCGCCGCGAACGGGACCCGTTGA
- a CDS encoding roadblock/LC7 domain-containing protein, with product MTRPIPATHSQLDQLLTGLVDRVAEVDHAVVLSEDGLVVSKSTAFLRDDAERLAATASGLMSLSKGVSMDFRGGPVRQLLIEMGNAFLILTNAGPGANLAVLTRQGADVGVVAYQMNMLVKKIGEHLSAAPRAGVVAADSGE from the coding sequence ATGACACGCCCCATCCCCGCCACGCACAGCCAGCTCGACCAGCTGCTCACCGGACTGGTGGACCGGGTCGCCGAGGTCGACCACGCCGTCGTGCTCTCCGAGGACGGACTGGTCGTCAGCAAATCCACCGCGTTCCTGCGCGACGACGCCGAGCGGCTCGCGGCGACCGCGTCGGGCCTGATGAGCCTCAGCAAGGGCGTCAGCATGGACTTCCGCGGCGGCCCCGTCCGCCAGTTGCTCATCGAGATGGGCAACGCCTTCCTGATCCTCACCAACGCCGGACCCGGCGCCAACCTCGCCGTGCTCACCCGGCAGGGCGCGGACGTCGGCGTGGTGGCGTACCAGATGAACATGCTGGTGAAGAAGATCGGCGAGCACCTCAGCGCGGCACCACGCGCCGGTGTCGTCGCGGCCGACAGCGGCGAGTGA
- a CDS encoding sensor histidine kinase — MPPRTGARRRLGSIRLSLILLALIPSVTLTVSWAVTTTQMFSEGLRLRAQTGLSKSTGAMGTDATLALQRERALSAAYMAAPGSSMAALEEQREQTDAAVAKLAARAGAIEDAPDRIGDRLYSVMAGSGSLEYYRDQVDNPTDITPEQVLDQYSEIIDGQIHAFQELSQVDDGDLTSQAGPLVTLEQAAELVSQEDALLTLNWPKGQLDEATRDRFAQVVNARRWLVDNQLVSSLEGEVKIQVERIVQGGDWQALQAVEDQVLSAHTTGTGNSRKTELPDAQARWDASMAKLSRQYEQLIREQTRGLLERSGEEARALLITAGSLSAGGLAALLLCVVMSWRITRSLSRRLTGLKAATLSLAEERLPDVVARLDRGEKVDVDAAAAPLDYGTDELGQVAKAFNAAQRTAVHTAVELADTRRGFQRVILGIARQSQNLVNLQLTKLDKLERQHQDPEILKGLYELDSTASQLRRYEENLVIISGERPGRSWTEPVALIDILRSAVGEVAEYQRVEVHADDDVWIAPPAVADVIHLLAELIDNATSYSPAPSPVSVRAAIVAKGLAVEVEDRGLGMSEEDYAAFNSQLAVPPQFDVVALADDLRLGMFVVARLATRHGIGVTLRASPYGGTTAIVLIPHEIVVREAPAPAEDGTEAAEPPARASLVAARVAAATAEPEPEGEPAGQDPDRTPEERPVASGRTAEAVEDGNGARPAAARKPLAAKKGGPMPLPRRIPQTSLAAELKEEAEPCPDGDGDADDFTAERAASSLAGFQRGTLQARDDDAEPEYPLGEESVSQDPGDRIPASGT, encoded by the coding sequence ATGCCCCCACGGACCGGCGCCCGGCGCCGTCTCGGCTCCATACGTCTCTCGCTGATCCTCCTGGCTCTGATCCCCAGCGTCACGCTCACCGTCAGCTGGGCGGTGACGACGACCCAGATGTTCTCGGAGGGGCTGCGGCTGCGGGCCCAGACCGGACTCAGCAAGTCCACCGGCGCCATGGGAACCGACGCGACCCTCGCCCTGCAGCGCGAGCGTGCCCTGTCGGCCGCCTACATGGCGGCCCCCGGCAGCAGCATGGCCGCCCTGGAGGAGCAGCGCGAGCAGACCGACGCGGCGGTCGCGAAGCTCGCCGCACGCGCGGGCGCGATCGAGGACGCCCCCGACCGCATCGGTGACCGGCTGTACTCGGTGATGGCCGGCTCCGGCAGCCTCGAGTACTACCGGGACCAGGTGGACAACCCCACCGACATCACCCCCGAGCAGGTCCTGGACCAGTACTCGGAGATCATCGACGGCCAGATCCACGCCTTCCAGGAGCTCTCGCAGGTCGACGACGGCGACCTCACCTCGCAGGCCGGCCCGCTCGTCACTCTCGAACAGGCCGCCGAGCTGGTCTCCCAGGAGGACGCGCTCCTCACCCTCAACTGGCCGAAGGGGCAGCTCGACGAGGCGACCAGGGACCGCTTCGCCCAGGTGGTCAACGCCCGGCGCTGGCTCGTCGACAACCAGCTCGTGTCCTCGCTGGAGGGCGAGGTGAAGATCCAGGTCGAACGGATCGTCCAGGGCGGGGACTGGCAGGCGCTGCAGGCCGTGGAGGACCAGGTCCTCTCGGCCCACACCACGGGCACCGGGAACTCCCGGAAGACCGAACTGCCGGACGCCCAGGCCCGCTGGGACGCCTCGATGGCGAAGCTGTCGCGCCAGTACGAGCAGCTGATCCGGGAGCAGACCCGGGGGCTGCTGGAGCGCAGTGGTGAGGAGGCGCGCGCACTGCTGATCACGGCCGGCTCGCTGAGCGCCGGCGGTCTCGCCGCGCTGCTGCTGTGCGTCGTGATGTCCTGGCGCATCACCCGCTCCCTGTCCCGCCGGCTCACCGGCCTCAAGGCGGCCACCCTCAGCCTCGCCGAGGAGCGGCTGCCCGACGTCGTGGCCCGCCTCGACCGGGGCGAGAAGGTCGACGTGGACGCCGCCGCGGCCCCCCTGGACTACGGCACCGACGAACTCGGCCAGGTCGCCAAGGCGTTCAACGCCGCCCAGCGGACCGCCGTGCACACCGCCGTCGAACTCGCCGACACCCGGCGCGGCTTCCAGCGGGTGATCCTCGGCATCGCCCGGCAGAGCCAGAACCTGGTCAACCTCCAGCTCACCAAGCTCGACAAGCTGGAGCGCCAGCACCAGGACCCGGAGATCCTCAAGGGTCTGTACGAGCTGGACTCCACCGCCAGCCAGCTGCGCCGCTACGAGGAGAACCTGGTCATCATCAGCGGCGAGCGCCCCGGCCGCAGCTGGACCGAACCCGTCGCGCTGATCGACATCCTCCGCAGCGCCGTCGGCGAGGTCGCCGAGTACCAGCGGGTCGAGGTGCACGCCGACGACGACGTGTGGATCGCCCCGCCGGCCGTGGCCGACGTCATCCACCTCCTCGCCGAGCTCATCGACAACGCCACCTCCTACTCGCCGGCGCCCAGCCCGGTGAGCGTCCGGGCCGCGATCGTCGCCAAGGGCCTCGCCGTCGAGGTCGAGGACCGCGGGCTCGGCATGTCCGAGGAGGACTACGCCGCGTTCAACTCCCAGCTGGCGGTGCCCCCGCAGTTCGACGTGGTGGCGCTCGCCGACGACCTCCGGCTCGGCATGTTCGTCGTCGCCCGCCTCGCCACCCGGCACGGCATCGGCGTCACCCTGCGCGCCTCGCCGTACGGCGGCACCACCGCGATCGTGCTGATCCCCCACGAGATCGTGGTACGCGAGGCCCCGGCCCCCGCCGAGGACGGCACCGAAGCCGCCGAACCGCCCGCACGGGCCTCGCTCGTCGCCGCGCGGGTCGCCGCCGCCACGGCCGAGCCCGAACCCGAGGGGGAGCCCGCAGGGCAGGACCCGGACCGTACGCCGGAGGAACGGCCCGTCGCGAGCGGGCGGACCGCCGAGGCCGTCGAGGACGGGAACGGGGCACGGCCGGCCGCCGCGAGGAAGCCCCTGGCCGCGAAGAAAGGCGGCCCGATGCCGTTGCCCCGCCGGATTCCGCAGACCAGTCTGGCCGCGGAGCTGAAGGAGGAGGCGGAACCCTGCCCCGACGGCGACGGCGACGCCGACGACTTCACGGCCGAGCGGGCAGCCTCCTCGCTCGCCGGATTCCAGCGCGGAACGCTCCAGGCACGTGACGACGACGCGGAACCCGAGTACCCACTAGGGGAGGAATCCGTATCCCAAGACCCAGGAGACCGGATCCCCGCCTCCGGCACCTGA
- a CDS encoding GTP-binding protein, which translates to MAGSDPTYQGISAPDTVKILIAGGFGVGKTTMVGSVSEIVPLRTEESLTTAGLGVDDLDGIPEKHATTVALDFGRISIGQDLVLYLFGTPGQQRFWFMWNDLAIGALGAVVLVDVRRPESSFAAIDFFERRKIPFVIGVNGFHGEHPYEPDVIRESLALPENTPVLLFDARERTSCRDVLIALLDRLIAASAR; encoded by the coding sequence TTGGCCGGCTCTGACCCCACCTACCAGGGGATTTCGGCTCCCGACACGGTGAAGATCCTCATCGCCGGGGGATTCGGTGTCGGCAAGACGACCATGGTCGGGTCGGTCAGCGAGATCGTCCCCCTGCGCACCGAGGAATCCCTCACCACCGCCGGGCTCGGTGTCGACGACCTCGACGGCATCCCGGAGAAGCACGCCACCACGGTGGCCCTCGACTTCGGCCGGATCAGCATCGGCCAGGACCTCGTGCTGTATCTGTTCGGGACGCCCGGGCAGCAGCGGTTCTGGTTCATGTGGAACGACCTCGCGATCGGCGCCCTCGGCGCCGTGGTCCTCGTGGACGTGCGCCGCCCCGAGTCCAGCTTCGCCGCCATCGACTTCTTCGAGCGCCGCAAGATCCCGTTCGTCATCGGCGTCAACGGCTTCCATGGCGAGCACCCGTACGAGCCGGATGTGATCCGCGAGTCCCTGGCCCTGCCGGAGAACACCCCCGTCCTGCTCTTCGACGCCCGGGAGCGCACCTCGTGCCGCGATGTGCTGATCGCCCTGCTGGACCGGCTGATCGCCGCTTCCGCCCGCTGA
- a CDS encoding alginate lyase family protein → MTAQISRRSTLKIAGIAAGAVGLGVGTGAVATPAAAAGGAYAHPGLLHTRTDLARMAAKVKAGAEPYTAGFAKLTANRHAQSGWQANPQATVVRGGTGQNYVTLYNDVHAAYQNGLRHHVTGDSAYADTAVAILNAWSAKLTSLAGNADRFLAAGLYGYQIANAAELVRDHPDFELGRLQEMLSGVFAEVSDDFLVRHNGAVITNYWPNWDLANMACVLATGIFCDDKAQVARAVDYFKNGEGLGAVKKAIPVVHDDGLAEWLESGRDQGHALLGVGLMGTFCEMAWNQGIDLYGYDDNRFLKGAQYVAKWSMGGQVSYTANTRAKGAINGWSGRETASRAAGVDPNTMRPIWAMIANHYTKRRGLDASYVTRIAAKAAPEGGGGDYGPNSGGFDQLGFGTLAFTRDKATPAEVDASPSASTDASGSGSGSGSEATSKKGTSKKGTSSASPSASASAQGGRGEDLAATGTSDFPAWTAAGGVAALTGGLLLLRRRNRAGGRPES, encoded by the coding sequence GTGACAGCACAGATCAGCCGCCGGAGCACGCTGAAGATCGCCGGTATCGCCGCAGGCGCGGTGGGACTCGGCGTCGGTACGGGCGCGGTGGCGACGCCGGCCGCGGCGGCGGGCGGCGCCTACGCGCACCCCGGTCTGCTCCACACCAGGACGGACCTGGCCCGTATGGCGGCCAAGGTGAAGGCGGGCGCCGAGCCCTACACGGCGGGCTTCGCGAAGCTGACCGCCAACCGGCACGCGCAGAGCGGCTGGCAGGCCAACCCGCAGGCGACCGTGGTCCGGGGCGGCACCGGCCAGAACTACGTGACCCTCTACAACGACGTCCACGCCGCCTACCAGAACGGCCTCCGTCACCACGTCACCGGCGACTCCGCCTACGCCGACACGGCTGTCGCGATCCTCAACGCCTGGTCGGCGAAGCTCACCTCGCTGGCGGGCAACGCCGACCGCTTCCTGGCCGCCGGGCTGTACGGCTACCAGATCGCCAACGCCGCAGAACTCGTCCGCGACCACCCGGACTTCGAGCTCGGCCGCTTGCAGGAGATGCTGAGCGGGGTCTTCGCCGAGGTCAGCGACGACTTCCTGGTCAGGCACAACGGCGCCGTCATCACGAACTACTGGCCCAACTGGGACCTCGCCAACATGGCCTGCGTCCTGGCCACCGGCATCTTCTGCGACGACAAGGCCCAAGTCGCCCGCGCCGTCGACTACTTCAAGAACGGCGAGGGCCTCGGCGCGGTCAAGAAGGCCATCCCCGTCGTGCACGACGACGGCCTCGCCGAGTGGCTGGAGTCCGGCCGCGACCAGGGCCACGCCCTGCTGGGCGTCGGCCTCATGGGCACCTTCTGCGAGATGGCCTGGAACCAGGGCATCGACCTGTACGGCTACGACGACAACCGTTTCCTCAAGGGCGCCCAGTACGTGGCCAAGTGGAGCATGGGCGGCCAGGTCTCCTACACCGCGAACACCCGCGCGAAGGGCGCGATCAACGGCTGGTCCGGCCGGGAGACCGCGTCCCGGGCGGCCGGCGTCGACCCGAACACGATGCGCCCGATCTGGGCCATGATCGCCAACCACTACACCAAGCGCCGGGGCCTCGACGCCTCGTACGTCACCCGTATCGCGGCCAAGGCGGCCCCCGAGGGCGGTGGCGGCGACTACGGCCCCAACAGCGGCGGCTTCGACCAACTGGGCTTCGGCACCCTGGCGTTCACCCGCGACAAGGCCACGCCCGCCGAGGTGGACGCGTCACCGTCGGCGTCCACCGACGCGTCCGGATCGGGGTCCGGCTCGGGGTCCGAAGCCACCTCGAAGAAGGGCACCTCGAAGAAGGGCACCTCGTCCGCCTCTCCGTCCGCCTCCGCGAGCGCCCAGGGCGGCCGGGGCGAGGACCTGGCCGCGACCGGCACCTCCGACTTCCCGGCCTGGACCGCCGCGGGCGGCGTCGCGGCCCTCACGGGCGGCCTGCTCCTGCTGCGCCGCCGCAACCGCGCGGGCGGCCGGCCGGAGAGCTGA
- a CDS encoding DUF742 domain-containing protein — protein sequence MNGGDAAGRLVRPFTLTGGRTRPARGDFTLITMVTAADPQPTGGTRPQPEHARILKLCAKPIVVAELASKLDLPVSVVAIMLCDLLEAGRIGVRQPRLIARAPDLDLLKKVRDGLGRL from the coding sequence GTGAACGGAGGCGACGCGGCGGGCCGGCTGGTTCGCCCGTTCACCCTGACGGGCGGCCGGACCCGGCCCGCCCGTGGCGACTTCACCCTCATCACCATGGTGACGGCGGCGGATCCGCAGCCGACCGGGGGCACCCGGCCGCAGCCCGAGCACGCGCGGATCCTCAAGCTGTGTGCCAAGCCGATCGTGGTGGCGGAGCTGGCCAGCAAGCTCGACCTCCCGGTGAGCGTGGTCGCCATCATGCTCTGCGACCTGCTGGAGGCGGGCCGGATCGGCGTGCGCCAGCCACGCCTGATCGCCCGCGCCCCCGACCTGGACCTGCTGAAGAAAGTGAGGGACGGCCTTGGCCGGCTCTGA
- a CDS encoding DUF779 domain-containing protein gives MDVVPRVQLTPAAADLLRRLRAAHGPLMFHQSGGCCDGSAPMCYPAGEFRTGDSDVLLAELDVDGVDESVGFWMSRNQYEVWSHTRLIVDVVPGRGSGFSLEAPEGVRFLIRSRVVEAGQPPGR, from the coding sequence ATGGATGTGGTCCCGCGCGTACAGCTGACCCCCGCGGCCGCCGATCTTCTGCGGCGGCTGCGGGCGGCCCACGGCCCGTTGATGTTCCACCAGTCGGGCGGCTGCTGCGACGGCAGCGCCCCCATGTGCTACCCCGCCGGCGAGTTCCGGACGGGCGACTCGGACGTCCTCCTCGCGGAGCTGGACGTGGACGGGGTCGACGAATCGGTCGGGTTCTGGATGTCCCGCAACCAGTACGAGGTGTGGAGCCACACCCGGCTGATCGTCGACGTCGTACCCGGCCGGGGCAGCGGTTTCTCCCTGGAGGCACCCGAAGGAGTGCGTTTCCTCATCCGTTCCCGCGTCGTCGAGGCGGGGCAACCGCCCGGCCGGTAG
- a CDS encoding TetR/AcrR family transcriptional regulator: MARLPSAERRRQLTEAAIRAMTRDGVPRTTTRSIAAEAGVSLSVFHYCFHSKQELIESVITTITGHYVTLVREAIRPRETLRETVRAGFQAYWDHVSAHPGEHMLTYELTQYALREPGFEHLARRQYEMYCETYADLIEQLRQSVGFELAVPVPVLARYLAAMTDGLTLNFLVLGDDAAWTDILDTITDHVAGLVREEVRP, from the coding sequence ATGGCACGCTTGCCGTCGGCCGAGCGGCGCAGACAGCTCACCGAGGCGGCGATCCGCGCGATGACCCGGGACGGCGTCCCCAGGACGACGACCCGGTCCATCGCGGCCGAGGCAGGCGTGTCACTGAGCGTCTTCCACTACTGCTTCCACTCGAAGCAGGAGCTGATCGAGTCCGTCATCACCACCATCACCGGCCACTACGTGACGCTGGTACGGGAGGCGATCCGCCCCCGGGAGACGCTCAGGGAGACCGTCCGGGCCGGTTTCCAGGCGTACTGGGACCATGTCTCCGCCCACCCGGGCGAGCACATGCTCACCTACGAGCTGACCCAGTACGCCCTGCGGGAGCCCGGGTTCGAGCATCTGGCGCGACGGCAGTACGAGATGTACTGCGAGACCTATGCCGACCTGATCGAGCAGTTGCGGCAGTCCGTGGGGTTCGAACTGGCCGTTCCCGTCCCCGTCCTGGCCCGCTACCTGGCCGCCATGACGGACGGCCTCACCCTGAACTTCCTGGTCCTGGGTGACGACGCGGCCTGGACGGACATCCTCGACACGATCACCGACCACGTGGCCGGGCTCGTGCGGGAGGAAGTCCGCCCCTGA
- a CDS encoding pectinesterase family protein, with protein MSENSGKARHRRRKTALVAGVPLTLAAAGTMAYGTVLGVFGEDAQPQAAAAAPAWAAESADGFASVNALGQNGTYGGRDGRTVTVKTLADLEKYATAAEPYVIVVAATITMNPVGKEIKVASDKTIVGSGTSGHIVGGGFFLGSGVHNVIIRNLTIRDSYQGTWNDKDHDFDAIQMDGAHHVWIDHNDLRHMADGLIDSRKDTTYVTVSWNKLSQNNKTFGIGWTTNTTADLTIHHNWIRETEQRNPSTDNVAHAHLYNNFLEDVSGTDITSSYGNYARGNTKMVLENSYFQGMRNPVTKDATAALVQRGNVFSGTSGRNESGGTAFDPKTYYSYTLDKTADVPALLKSGAGPRSSIGTTATTTAAAATTLTVAKDGSGQFTSVQKAVDAVPANNTSRVVISVAPGTYREVVKVPSNKPHVTIQGSGGSRKDTTIVYGNAAGMQKPDGSGTYGTPSSATVSIQSDDSQVRNLTVTNDFDEAANQSLSGHQAVALLTQADRIVLDGIIVNGDQDTLELETAAKDKLGRVYLTNSYVTGNVDFIFGRATVVVDKSVITLKKRWNGTSAGYITAPSTPGNRKGILINRSTVNGDVSAASFFLGRNWHPGGDTTVDPQTTVRNSTLSAAIKSTPWSDMGGFSWKDDRFAEYKNTGAGAGGASSDRPQLTDAQAADQEVADWLGGWTPGT; from the coding sequence GTGAGCGAGAACAGCGGCAAGGCCCGCCACCGCAGAAGGAAGACCGCACTCGTGGCCGGAGTCCCCCTGACCCTGGCCGCCGCCGGAACCATGGCGTACGGCACGGTCCTCGGCGTGTTCGGCGAGGACGCACAGCCCCAGGCGGCGGCAGCGGCCCCGGCCTGGGCCGCCGAGTCCGCCGACGGCTTCGCGTCCGTCAACGCCCTCGGCCAGAACGGCACCTACGGCGGCCGGGACGGCAGAACGGTCACCGTGAAGACCCTGGCCGACCTGGAGAAGTACGCGACCGCCGCCGAGCCGTACGTCATCGTCGTGGCCGCGACGATCACCATGAACCCGGTGGGCAAGGAGATCAAGGTCGCCTCGGACAAGACGATCGTCGGCTCCGGGACCTCCGGGCACATCGTCGGCGGCGGCTTCTTCCTCGGCTCGGGCGTCCACAACGTGATCATCCGCAACCTGACGATCCGTGACTCCTACCAGGGCACCTGGAACGACAAGGACCACGACTTCGACGCCATCCAGATGGACGGCGCCCACCATGTCTGGATCGACCACAACGACCTGCGGCACATGGCGGACGGCCTCATCGACAGCCGTAAGGACACCACCTACGTCACGGTGTCCTGGAACAAGCTGAGCCAGAACAACAAGACCTTCGGCATCGGCTGGACCACGAACACCACCGCCGACCTGACGATCCACCACAACTGGATCCGCGAGACCGAGCAGCGCAACCCCTCCACGGACAACGTCGCCCACGCGCACCTGTACAACAACTTCCTGGAGGACGTCTCCGGCACGGACATCACCTCCTCGTACGGCAACTACGCGCGCGGCAACACGAAGATGGTCCTGGAGAACAGCTACTTCCAGGGCATGAGGAACCCGGTCACCAAGGACGCGACGGCGGCCCTCGTCCAGCGCGGCAACGTCTTCTCCGGCACCTCCGGCCGCAACGAGAGCGGCGGCACGGCCTTCGACCCGAAGACGTACTACAGCTACACCCTCGACAAGACGGCCGACGTGCCCGCGCTCCTCAAGTCCGGTGCGGGACCGAGGAGTTCGATCGGTACGACGGCCACGACCACCGCCGCCGCGGCCACCACGCTCACCGTCGCCAAGGACGGCAGCGGCCAGTTCACCAGCGTGCAGAAGGCCGTCGACGCCGTGCCCGCGAACAACACCTCGCGGGTGGTGATCTCGGTCGCGCCGGGCACGTACCGGGAGGTCGTCAAGGTCCCGTCCAACAAGCCGCACGTCACCATCCAGGGCTCGGGCGGCAGCCGCAAGGACACGACGATCGTGTACGGCAACGCGGCCGGGATGCAGAAGCCCGACGGCTCCGGCACCTACGGCACCCCGAGCAGCGCGACCGTGTCCATCCAGTCCGACGACTCCCAGGTCCGCAACCTGACCGTCACCAACGACTTCGACGAGGCGGCGAACCAGTCCCTCTCCGGCCACCAGGCCGTCGCGCTGCTGACGCAGGCCGACCGGATCGTCCTCGACGGGATCATCGTCAACGGCGACCAGGACACCCTGGAGCTGGAGACCGCCGCCAAGGACAAGCTCGGCCGGGTCTACCTCACCAACTCCTACGTCACGGGCAACGTCGACTTCATCTTCGGCCGGGCGACGGTCGTCGTCGACAAGTCGGTCATCACCCTGAAGAAGCGCTGGAACGGCACCTCCGCCGGGTACATCACCGCCCCCAGCACGCCCGGTAACCGCAAGGGCATCCTGATCAACCGCTCCACCGTCAACGGTGACGTGTCCGCGGCGAGCTTCTTCCTCGGCCGCAACTGGCACCCCGGCGGCGACACCACCGTCGACCCGCAGACCACCGTCCGCAACAGCACGCTCAGCGCCGCGATCAAGTCCACACCCTGGTCCGACATGGGCGGTTTCTCCTGGAAGGACGACCGCTTCGCCGAGTACAAGAACACCGGCGCGGGCGCGGGCGGCGCGAGCTCCGACCGGCCGCAGCTCACGGACGCGCAGGCCGCGGACCAGGAGGTCGCGGACTGGCTGGGCGGCTGGACACCCGGCACCTGA